The stretch of DNA AACCACAAAACAGTCTTTAGAATAGTTAGAATACATAACATACTCTAAGATTTACACTGGATGCCCAATATAACGAACagcattttccattaaattatatattttattgaatttccagtttaaaattctaataactttattaattttcatagatATTTCAAGGGTTTATCTGCctttaaaattgactcaaattcggtcaaatttaaaaaaaaaatatttttttttttaatttcgcCTAAggacatttaaaattattcctttaattaaatcctttcgatttttttaaatataatttttttattacatttttatgtaCTTCTATGTGTAAAtcagggttaaaaaaaatattaaggaaGACCAGCAGATCATTCAATAGAGCATCCAATGCATTGTCTGCATCTTCAAAGATTACAGACAAGAtctgcaataaattattaattagagagagagagagagagagagagagagagatcgGAAACTAATGAGATTTCtcgtttataaattttattaatagtAAGCAAATTTTGGGTTAATTTATTGAggtaattttcaacaaatatcTCTAAGAACATGAAAAAGCTAAGATAAAGCATAAGAACATTAATTTGCAGTGCAGCGCTGTATAGagctttgagaaaaatcattaaacggTGTGACACTAAACGTAAAcatatttaccaaaaaaaagagcataattaaattttatatttgaacataaattaataaaattaaaaacaaaaatacttCCATGAACTATCTTTGAAAAGAATCTCcaattttagtaaattaattcaatctacaaaactgataaaaaaactgttttcttttgaattttccatttgaaactCTTCTCcatataactttaaaaaaaatttatgtgaatgaatgaatgaatgaatataGTTTATTATATGCAAGAGATACAATGATCTATAGTAGCACTATATATTACaataattgcaataaattttacttaatttgagTGTAaggatacaatttttttttctttagttcaAAATAATAGgagttattttaaagaaaattttaaatttgattctACTTTTTCACCATGTGATATTTTGAAGCCGGATTGCAGATTCTCGTGTCAGTGTCGAAGCCAGTTTTTGCATATAAATGGTAGATGAGTTACGCACTGTTTACTTAAATATTTCCAAGTCCTTGCGGtgtttaatttgaaagattttacttttttccgACTTTCGTGCATACAATACTCCACTCTTTGTCCATGCAAATTTGAGCAAATCATTCCTCCGCATATCCCTTGCGATTTTGAAGAGAAGTTGGAAATATCCGGTGAGCGATTCATTGATGTACACGGGCTTCGTGTCACCTTCCTTCATGAGATCCCCAGAAGTGAGAAAAACTTTGGAGCGCCGCGCCTCTCCCAGGAGATGATTGCTCCTCTCCCAAATTGCAAATCTCCAATCGTTGTTCCCCAACCGATTTGTTCTCTACTTTGGTCACTCTGAATGTTGGAGTGGGGGCAGAGACCGCTGCAGAttcaatttttagtttttttgcaaatgtTGGTGTACACTTGCTCTGCATTTACTGTTGCCTTCAGTGGAAGACCGCAAATGATAAGAGCTCCCTTTTTTCTTCGTTGCCTTTCAGTCTCTAGTGAAATTTGCACTGACACAATTTCAGCTTTCAATTTCACATTGTCACTGCGTTGCTCCATCAATGCATCCACCACCTCAGAATGTCTCTTTTCCTGCTCCTGCATAGTGGCTTTCATGATCTCGATTTCTCTTTCCAactgttgaattttctccccAATGATCTTCCACTTCTCACCTTCTGGCTCACACGGGACAGCTTTTTCACCGGAAgactcaattttctttgtggCCTTCTTAACTTCGTCAAAGTGGTCACCCACCTTTTCCAGCTCCTGAAGGATGCAATCCACGGGAGAGGCATCCAAGTGGGTTTTGCTCGACATTTCATCAGAGACCGATTGTGTCCGACCAAAGCTGCTTCTGCTTGAACTTGCTCTCTTGCACGTACCACAAAACCAGGGAATTTTCTTCGACACAATTTCCGTGAATCTTTTAGAATCCAGTGAAGAACACTTGGCGTGGTAGGACTTCACACACTTCCTGCATTGCACCGATTTGGATGCTTTTTCACGGACGCGAATTGATCGTAGGCAGAGCCCACATTGCACGTCCTCACTCTCTGCCATTTCGTACTGAACTGTatatatttcaacaaaaatttgaaattgaattaagaaAGTATTTCAGTTTCTCCTTTTCAGTcaaattcttatcaatataAAAGAAAGTATACTgaggacatttttcttttcccattGCAATACCCACAAAGAAAGTTCCTGACCGAACGACTTTCTCTTCCTCGATTTGgcttcttttctattttctcttttttccggTATTTGCATGAATTCCATTTGAACATTTTCCGGCGAATGATTTTCGATTCTTCTCTCTCACAGTGGTTGGGGGAGTGTGGGGTGTAGGTCTGTCGTGGCATTTAGCATTGGGATATGGACGAAGGAAAGGGGTTTAGTCGAAGTGAAAAGTGTCCTTTGCACACCACCCGCCTCCTTCACCATCCTGTGCAGGGAAAGTCAGGAATTTGTAGAGTATTTTACAGCAAATCTGACCTTTTCCCTTTTGTCATCGTACTGCAAACATTCCCTCTTTCTCGCACCACTGCGCGTGTAATAAAATGTggatttttggaattttaaaatgaaaatcatgtATATCGCcttttgtagatttttccAACCCTTTCATCTTTTGGGGTTAGATTAAATAGCAaagggattttattttaataaatctttagatttttgcatattttgtgGTTAACCCCAGGCTGATTTTAAGggttatttatttgaattaggggagttattttttttgttacgaGAAATGCTTCGTTTGGTTCGTTTTTAGGGACTTTTCCAATAGGTTATGCATTCAATGcaattatatttataaaataaaataaataaataaaattaaattgttatgaacataaaatccttaaagagcttaaaggaaaaatggaattaaatatattttcactcaaaaaaaaattactaaaaagaaaatcccttaAAGTCCTTAAGCATTTAATATTAACACATTCAACTATATAgggcaataaattcaattccttAGAATGTATTTTGCCGTCCCTCTTAAAAAGCAAATCAAATTCCATAGAACCCTTAGCTATCCAGCTATTTAGAGAAATCTTCAGCATtgaccacacacacactcaatGGGGGAGGATTTTCCCAGATCCTCTTGCCTTTTGAGGGTACTTTTCAGAGCTAAAGGAtatggagagagagaagagcaaggaaggagaaaaaaaggcataagaatttgtaatttactGTGCTTATTTATAGGCTGTACCCATGGCTACATTTACGATAAGCAGTGGTACGAAAGGACGGCGGTGACCCAGCAGGATTGGGTCTGCGACAAGGACCTTTATGTCACAAATACATTTGTGTTCAATCGCGTTGGAGAATGTTTCGGGACGTTTATCTTTGGTCAACTCGGTGACACGTAAgccaatttcaattttgttgtGCTGTTGACAATTTATAGCACTTTCCCATCCTGTGTGGCACCCCCTCACCCACATGACCCCCAACATCCTGTCCGCCAGCACAAGCATGCCTTATGGAGGTACCTATGTTGGTACATACTGCGGCGATGCTCCTTGGGAGCTTCGCACAAATGGAATTGCCAAACACCAGCATCGAAGGATGGAAGTATGCGACCATGTAAAGTGGCATACACAAATATCCGATCACTGCCACACAAAACGACAAAGTATGTGTAGCACTCAAATGGGTGGCATCCGGTATCCTCGAGGGGTCTATGTGAGAAGGAAGAAGCATTGTTGGAATCGgattgattttccaaagtcGCTACTTTATTGAATGTTTGCATGTCAAATGAAAATGGGGAAAGCCGCACAattccatttcattttattacaaatttacGATAGAGAGACACATTTCCCCCAAAGAAGTCTCCGCACGAGAGCCCTCTGGCACTACAAGTCATCTGCAATCACAGAGGCCCATCTCCTTCAGTCACATTAACACTCTTCATCaatttctaaagaattctCGCTTTTATGTTtgagaggagaaaattcaaaattacagAACTAAAACACTCTGCGTGActtattcatattttcccgCGTATTTCCCCACTCCATCCTCATTGGCTTTTTTTTGTCCCAAACGTTTGATACAATTTcccttgaatttattaataaaacgtgcgatttattttctcttttccttttttccatcttttttttttcatttgcagAATTGGACGACGAATTATATACTACATGAGTATGATGCTAACCATTTCGGGGCGTTTGCTGTCCATTGTTACCTCGTCGTCCTTCCTCATGTTCTCAATTGCCTCAATTCTTGGCAGCTGTGCCGCCAATACGGCCTTCCAGTCGCCTCTAATCATCGCCATGGAGACTTCTAATGTGTTAGTATGACACAATTTGATAAGCAATTTGGGGGGGATGGGGGTGGGTGCTTAGAGAAATTACGTGCGGGGGTTGTTCGCCCTAAATTAGGTGGAAAGCTTTCTATTATATCGGCAACCCATAGCAGCCAAATTCAATAAGCTTCTGATTAAGActaaattgggattttttcctcttccatGGAATTTTTTATCGATTGAATTGGGTTTattattcaatattattttaccttttttgtgcaattaTTGTTAGAATTTTAGGGAGGATTTGAATGGCGCTGATTGGTTTaggatttgattaaaaaagctCTGAGCATTAGATTGTACATAGTTAATTGCTTGAGTAGTGGGGACGCCGGATTGTCATTCAttcttttgagctttctttgtattttttgtcattttttttttctgtgagtTTCGAAGTTTTTATTCTGTCTCTTTTTGGACAAAAatcaagaagattttcttttaaatttctagACAAAGCTTTCACTACATTATTacttgaaaattataaaaatatcttcattttttatcccctaaaaatcagaataaatgaattttcctctccgtactaattttgcattaaaaaaaattaaaattcagaatataaaataaatattcataccAATTGCATCctaaagctaaaaaaaatatttgtttgattGAAATggagggtaaaaaaaagagagactaAAACGTGCCAATGCAAAATTCGCATTTGAAATGATTGGCAAATCAGTGCGGGGAAATGCGAAAATGCCATTGTGGTTGGGCCAGAGGAAATGATGAGAGAACTATGTAATCCACATTGTTTTCTGTATATGGGGAAATGGAATGCAAAcgatttggtgaaaatttccaaaatccGCACTTTAATCCCACCCCGGGGCTACAGAATCCACCCACATCCCCAGCCCCAGAGCATGGTGCCGGGAGTTGGATTTAATTTGTCTTGTTGATGTTTGCAGTGAGGCTCGAGCACATATTGCCATGATGCAGTGTGTCGGATGGACAGCTGGTCTGTGCATAATGCCGATGGTGTTTTGGTGGGTTCGAGACTGGGTGTGGCTCATTGCACTGACAACCCTACCGTATGGGATCTTTGCCCTTTTTCCCAAATACATGATTGAATCCCCGCGATGGTTGGCCAATCGTCGCCGGTACGGGGATTGCGCTAAGCAGCTCAATAGAATTGCAAAAATCAACGGGAAGGACGTGGAAATCACGGAAAAGCTCCTCGTTCAGATGCTCCCGGCCACATCAGAGGAGACCGTGTACGGGCTGGCGTCGCTCTTTTCCAGTTGGCGTCTGGCTAAAAATGCCTGCCTCCTGGTTATAAGCTGGTCCATTTGCTGCATTGTCTACCTCTCAATTATTCTCAACATCTCACGCATGGGTGGCAATCCCTTTGTCAATTTCCTCTGGCAGAGTTTCATTGAGCTCCCAGCATCGGTGATTGGGCAGAAGATGGGCGATATCATCGGCAGACGATACACAAATGTTGTTGGCTTTCTCCTTGCTGCCCTAGGGTGCATCCCCGTAATATTCATGGTGAAAAGTAATGAGGAGCgacggaaaatttaatttctttcacatcACACATACTCTTTCAAACATCTGATccgcaaatttttttttttatccacagACACCGAACTCGACTTCTACGCCACGGCATTCACggtttttgtgaaattcgCCATCACCATCAACTTTTTTGCTGTTAATTTGCAATCGATGGAAACATATCCGACGTGCCTCAGGCAAACTGGAATCTCTATAAGTGCAATTATTGCCAATAGTCTCGGTGTTCTCGGGCCATACATCGTGTATTTGGTGAGTGTATACAACATACATACTCTTCTTCTATTTGAATTAACTACATATGGGGGTAAATTAGCGAGTGAGTTTCATACCaaagttcattaaaaatttatctcattGATATCTTTTATTCagctattgatttttttgggggatgaattttacttttaaagaaaaatcaacgagaaatatttttttttctatatattttggttaaaaataaaattgaataacctaatttagaaattcatttttgaaaaagaacgTGCCAAAAGACGCCCTGTTTCatcaggcgtctccattgaatttaaaaagcaatttagcagcaaatggaggcgcctggtagttagtaaatatttttattagttgatgttccacttcgtggccaacaccaagtatttttcttttaaccagTTTCTACAAATATTCTacaatattttgtacattcggaaaattagatttacgaagtttgagcaaaaaaaaaggttataGATTAGAATGAAcggaaaatttaacaatttttacgCCAAATCtgtgataaaattaaacagaaataaaaattgaaacgaAGAGCTTTTactaggcgcctccatcttggTTAAAAccataaatattaaatctcaaaaaatgctcaaataatcacaaaattatacaattaattttcttattaattttatttattaaacaatgtacaaaataatgattttgaaagcttgataatgaggaaaattctcaccCCTAACAACATGGCACAAAGCgttgtagcaaaaaaaaagcttcatccATGTCTTTTATCAAACTAATTTATCATCTTCTCAAAcacaattaatttgaatatttattttaataaaaaaaatggataaaactCACATTTTTAAACGTTCTTTCAGGGAACAAACTTCGACGCACGGTATCCTTTCATCATAATGGGATTAATGTTGATCTTTGGTGCGGCTGCAAGTCTCTTCCTCCCGGAAACTCTCTACGAGAAGCTCCCGGAGACGCTTCAGGAAGCACAGGAGTTTGGTGCTAATCAACCCTTCTGGTTCTACCCCAGGGCACCACCAAAGGATTCCCAACCCCAAAGTGAGGAAGATGGAAAGGTAGATGATGTgactgaaaaattaaatcaaccTCAATTCCAACCGTAAAATAGCAAAGGTCAATTCCTGTGGAAGATTAGCTCGAAATGTTCttagatttaaattcaacTGCTCGTTACCTTCTTTTTGTATGATTGcaaatgtaataaaaagacATGAAAATCAGATCAgtcgagttttttttcttctctaattttctctttctttattCGTTCtatagaatgttttttttttcatgttagATTgctattttttgaaagaatatcaTTAAAATGGTCTGTAcaataaaatactttctttCCATACTCCCATACAATGGTTTAACTTTAAGTCTCCATCCTCGATTTTAAAACCCTTTTCTCTGTTTTCTCAGCTCGTTTTCCAcgcattttcaatataatttcattataaatgactatatttttttgtttgtttatttttcacctaataatttgaaatattagaATATTACAGATatataacatattaaattttttatatacatttttggTTGCATTTTTTCACGTGTGTTGAGTAAAATTTTGGCgacatttttatcatttgatagcaatattttttctccatttttttttctccatttttaaagattttccttttatcataaataaatgcaataacagtataaaaaatgataaaaagtataaattaCATTACTTATGCGGTCAAATAGtcttttttcaaatatatttattttttcactttgtaGGTAAAGTGTAAAAAAACTAACACTATacattattctttcttttttctttaattaacaGTTTAAgcagattttcatttaaatatatagttgaaataaaaaattctagctAAATAGgcatgaattaaaaaatatatagtaaaaaagtttcttgcaaaattattgTTGCATTCATTGAAttgatattattttcattgttaAGTTTTCATGCATTAATAcctaataaatgtttttttttcatcttcattcaTTATCTTTGACCACAGAtatgataaattcttttaaaatctacttttttcgttttttattacttgtttttctcttatttaaaaatgtccCTTTTTGTCTCacatttatgatttatttttttgttaagattGATGTTAGAATGGAGAgatgatgaaaataattcttttattaaattgattttttttcttccattcagTCACAAGaactttaaagttctttttgcaacttcttcccttttttttcaagaagttTCCTTCCCCTGCATTATTTTCCCACTCATTTCATTCATATTTACAAATTGTTCTAAGTTATCGTACTATAAATGTATTGCTTTTGAAGTTTGTTAAGTTTTGTGGGAATAAAgaatattagtttttcttttaaaattgattgagaatttctttattgaaatttttgttagattaattgaactaaaaaaaatagtctaaaaatcattaaagtttttctaatgattatatttaaattaaaaacaaagcttttataaaagaaaaagtcattttgtttcTCTCATACTCACGAAGAGATTAGAAAGTCTCAAGCATTCGAAGCTGAAGTGAAGTTAGATTCTGTCAAAAAGACATTTCGAAAGCTCTCTAAACCTTCTTCTTCGGgtctttataataaaaaaaaagttctttgtaaaaaattagaatattttaattttaaaatttctttgtaaatctaacaaatcttcaaaatagaatttcaaaatttaaaaaaaatgtcaaaattttccGGATGGATAGGTCGTAAGATTGAATTCATTTATGGCAGTGTTCGTTTGGAACATTGTTTTAGAAGATTGTTAACGCCATTGTTCACAGTTTATTGACAAATTAACGCCCATTAACTATTTATGCTAATATACTATGTTTTTATGTATTCTCTTgcaattcttttgattttttattttattgtttcgagtttttttttttttttttgaatattctgTGTGTTTGTGCTGCTGCAAAAAATAACCAACATTCTTCAACACATAAAATGGTACAAGGAGTTGTAGAATGAATATTCAGAGTGTGTTCTTCTTTCATAACACGTCTCACCTGTTCCTTTTATGTGCAAATTGAGCTCCCTTCCTTTCTCTCCCACCGCTCCTACCACCATTATTGCGAACATTTGAACTGTGCAATTGAACAGAATGTAGAAcgattttttcattcttttcctgactaattttgcttcttctctCCCTCCCACCATCACCAAATTCACAAACTTATGGGATACAAAGCGCGCAATGTACCCCATGTTTTGTATTATTTACTCTTtcgaaaggaaaatatatataattgcCACGAATTTCTCTGCAATAATATTACCGATTCGCGTGCCATTTGCATTTTGTTGCCActatttgcataatttcaaGCGATTCACTAACAAAGTGCGATAATCTTGAAACTTTTCCATGATTCTCTTGAGCTTTTGAAGAGGCCACCCACACCCGCGGAAGTTGAATGGGCGGGGAGTGTGAGATTGTTGTTTCAAGTAAATGCAAAAAGGCTTAGCACAGTACACACCAAATCGCAATTTATGGGAACGTTTTTGATGGTCTTTAATTCAGGGAGATTAAGTGAAAAGCTCACGAAGAGCTTTTgcctcaaaataaaatttaaattcagacAATTCATAGAGAAagcttaatgaatttttagcgccaagaaaaaagatttatccaaaatttaaaagattatttCAAGAAAACTATTTGAACCCTTAATTTTCGCTACAGCCCTTTAAATGGGAATTCTTTCCCGCCCAACTTGGTTTATCGGTGCGCTACCATATATAGGGTAGATGGGTAGAATTTGTCGGAAGGGAGCAAACTTACTTGGATAACTTTTGCAGTATATTTCACGTAATGTTCTTCATTGGGCCTGAAGAGAGTGAACTACTGCTGACCCCAGAATCACTGGATTTCTCACTGAGTGCCCCACCGCCACGTGAGCAAATCCCCTCATCTGGGGTATTCCCTGCACTTCCACCCAAAAGTCCCTTCTTGCCTATTCGCTGCATTCCCTTCGGCGTTGTCTTCTCCTCCTTCATCCTCCTGGCATTCTCCACACGCTTTAGAATCTCATTCGAGCACTGTGTAACGACATCATCTAAACTGTGAGCATCATCTACGGGCATAATCTGCGTGGCTGAACCCGCAGGTACGGGTGAACCTTCGTAGCAGCCTGAATCCCGTGGGAAGTGTCGACGACCAAATGGCGAAGAAGGATGCTTGAGAGATGCCAGATGATTCCGCCGAAGAGCTTCGTCATTCTCTGAACTCGATCCTGCTACATCCCCATCGGAATTGgctgcaaaaaaatcattttaagcGTCTGAATTCCTTTTTTTGAATCCTTCAACTTACAATCCATATCATGAAGAAGCTGTACAGCAGTCAAGAGCTTAGCTCTGTGATCATTATTGAGCACACCGAGGTAATCTAAATCTGCAGGTTCTAGCTCCTTGAAAAGCTCCAAGTCTTCATAGCCATTAAGTACAAAGACAGACGTGTATTCTTTGAGACCTATTCGCAGGAGAAGCTCCTCAACGGTGGCAGGACTATTAGGATTGCGGCAGGaagttattttattgttaacaTTTTTACGTCGTTGATCTGGGAGAACTTCAACgttgataaatttaaaatgtccTACGCGCCCATTGCACCGTCCCCGCCAAATACCGGAAGTATTCATTGAGATTACATCTATAATATCACCTTTCTGGAATGTtaataagagagagagaaaaaaaaacataaaatagtAAAGAAGTTGAGGTGTGAGagaaaaggtaaaattttctcaataaaaggGTGGTTGTTTTACCTTGAAGCGAAGAGCTTCTTTGTCATAGGGATTTGGTAAACTATCTACAATGGCTTTAGCTATACAAATGGGTGGCAGGGTATTCCGGTCGTCCGCAGAGAGGGAGCTTTGGGGGCTTCCGGGTCGAACGAGAGCTTGTGTACCTGCAAGGGTAAGAAGTTCTACGGTATAGATTTAATTTGTTCAACCAATTAGAGCTTTTTGTGGAGGCGATTGGGGTGGGATAGAGG from Lutzomyia longipalpis isolate SR_M1_2022 chromosome 1, ASM2433408v1 encodes:
- the LOC129786933 gene encoding carcinine transporter-like: MAEAEDAVFDKLMAMVGDRGPFQKRFNYLFNVGQIIFASMAYMNIILALSVPDHHCYVPGRETTNYSLEEWKSIVLPKDTDNRGMEVFSSCKMYNITGVDVQHLWQNTTKAEEVFNETISCTHGYIYDKQWYERTAVTQQDWVCDKDLYVTNTFVFNRVGECFGTFIFGQLGDTIGRRIIYYMSMMLTISGRLLSIVTSSSFLMFSIASILGSCAANTAFQSPLIIAMETSNVEARAHIAMMQCVGWTAGLCIMPMVFWWVRDWVWLIALTTLPYGIFALFPKYMIESPRWLANRRRYGDCAKQLNRIAKINGKDVEITEKLLVQMLPATSEETVYGLASLFSSWRLAKNACLLVISWSICCIVYLSIILNISRMGGNPFVNFLWQSFIELPASVIGQKMGDIIGRRYTNVVGFLLAALGCIPVIFMVKNTELDFYATAFTVFVKFAITINFFAVNLQSMETYPTCLRQTGISISAIIANSLGVLGPYIVYLGTNFDARYPFIIMGLMLIFGAAASLFLPETLYEKLPETLQEAQEFGANQPFWFYPRAPPKDSQPQSEEDGKVDDVTEKLNQPQFQP